From Natronogracilivirga saccharolytica:
CCGGACTGGCACTCGGAATGTCTCAAACAGGGGTGCTGGAAAAAAACCTGAAACAGATTCAGGTTACGATGCGGCCGGGTGACAAGCTTCTTTTTTATACGGATGGCTTGACCGAGGCCCGCAATGAAAACAAAGAGCAGTATGGTGATCATCGTCTTGTTCAGCTTCTTGAGCTGTATGGATCCCTTAATGCCACAACCATTCTGAACAAAATTCAGATTTCGGCAGAAGAGTTCATCTCAGGTGAAAAGCTTTGCGATGATATCACCTTTACCTGCATTCAAAAACATCCTTCCCCTGTAATGCAGCCACCAGACGCTGAAGAAACTGCAGAAACGGAATCCTGAAGAATCATCAGCTCTGGCTGAAGTCTGTTGCACCTGTTACATTATCCATCATGATGCCGCCTTCTTCAGCCGGATGAGCATAACCGAATTTGCCTGTGATTTTTCAGGAAATACTGCAAAAACTACTGCTTCAGCAACTCCTCAGCCGTCGCCACTGCATTTTCCGGTGTAAAACCAAATTTTTCAAATATGGTTTTATAGGGTGCCGATGCCCCAAAATGATCAATTGCAATCGAAACTCCATTGGGACCGGTCCATTCAGACCATCCATGGGAAACACCTGCTTCCATTGACAGTTTCGGTATATCATCCGAGAGAAGTACCGATTTTCTGTAGGACGCACTCTGTTTCCGGAAAAGTTCCCAGCTTGGCATGGAAACCACTCTGGCATGAATGTTTTTTTTCGAAAGAATTCTGCGGGCCTCAACAAGATGAGATACCTCAGCACCGGTACCGATCATTACTATATCAGGATCCTTGTTTTCTGCATCCGCAAGTACATATGCACCCTTTTCGACTAATGAAGCTGACGCGAAGGTTTTCCTGTCAAGGGTCGGAATGGGCTGCCGGCTTAGTGCGATCAGTGTGGGACCGTCTGTCCGCTCCAAAGCCACTTTCCATGCCCGGGCAGTTTCATTAGCGTCGCAGGGCCTCAGAAGAACGAGGTTTGGAATCGCCCGCAGTGAAGAGAGCTGTTCTACAGGCTGATGCGTCGGGCCATCCTCGCCCAAGCCGATACTATCATGGGTGAAAACTCCGACAGATGGCAAGCCGGACAATGCAGCCAGTCTGATTGAGGGCCGGCAGTAATCTGAAAAAATCAGGAATGTTCCTCCGAAGGGAATCAGTCCGCCATGCAGAGCAATGCCGTTCATGGCACCCCACATCCCGTGTTCGCGGACACCATAATGGATATACCTCCCTCCTCTGTCACCGGCAGAGTATATACCTATTCCTTTGGCCTTGGTATTGTTGCTCGGTGTCAGGTCAGCCGAACCGCCAATAATATGAGGAATTTTTTGCATCAAGCTATCAAGTACTGACCCGGAAGCTTTTCTGGTTGCCATCCCTTTCGCGTCTGCTTCAAATGACGGCAATGCGTCCGCTATATCGGGAATGTTCCTGTTAATGCAGGAGTCAAGAAAGGCCGCTTTTTCCGGAGCATCTTCGGAAAGCTGACTGACCCGCTCATTCCACTCCATTTCCACCTGCTTTCCCTTTTCAACTGCTTTTCTGAAAAAAGTTTTTACATCTTCATCAATCTGAAATTTTTGCTCCGGCTCCAGTCCCAGACGTTCTTTTGTCAGCCGGATTTCATCGTCTCCAAGCGGTGCGCCGTGAGACTCAGCAGTTCCCTGCTTGTTCGGACTTCCATAGCCAATATGTGTTTTGCAGAGTATCAGTGACGGACGCTCACTTTCCGCTTTTGCTTCGTTGGTGGCATTTCTGATGGCTTTAAAATCATGCCCGTCGATTGAAATACAATGCCAGCCATAGGCTTCGAATCGTTGTTTTACATTTTCGGAAAAAGCCAGATCAGTTGACCCGTCAATGGTTATGCCATTGTCATCATAAAAATAAATCAGCTTTCCAAGACCCAGGTGGCCGGCAAGTGATGCTGCCTCATGACTGATCCCCTCCATCAGATCACCATCACTGACAATTGCGTAGGTATGATGATCGATGACATTCAGGTCAATTGTGTTGCATTTATCAGCAAGATGTGTTTCGGCGATGGCCATGCCGACACCATTGGCAAAGCCTTGCCCAAGTGGTCCGGTTGTGGTTTCAACACCTTTTGTCAAACCAAACTCAGGGTGACCGGGAGTTTTGCTGTCCCACTGCCGGAACTGCTTCAGCTCCTGCAGTGGTAATGGGTACCCGGTAAGATGAAGAAGGCTGTAGAGCAACATGGAGCCGTGTCCTGCAGAGAGGACAAAACGATCACGGTCAAACCAGTCCGGGTTATCCGGATTGTGTTTTAAGAATTCGGTCCAGAGAACAAATGCGACATCTGCCATTCCCATTGGCATTCCGGGATGACCCGAGTTTGCAGCCTGCACTGCATCAATAGCCAGCCCCCTGATTGTATTGCTGCATTTGATTTGCAGATTCTTATCCATTTCACTTACCATATGTTCAAGGTTTTAATAGTTGCATGATACCTGGAAATACCGGTTTTCGATGATCAACCACTCCCGATCCAATACCGAAAACAGTCATATATGTAAAAAAAAACTCCGGCCATATTCGTGACCGGAGTTTTTGAAATTTAGTCTTAAAAAACTAAAAAAGCTATTCGCAGTTGAGCTCGTGCTCCATTTCATGTTCGGCGGGTGATCTGTATTCGCCGACCATGGCATTTTCGAAAGCGCTGCAGGCATCTGCGGTATTATCAAGTCCTTTATGTGCAAGACCCAGCTCAAAATATATACGTGCATGGTCTTCTCTGCCTCCATCCTCCAGTTCCAGGGCCCTTTCTGCACTGCTCAGTGCATCAGAATGACGCTCAAGGTAATTATAGGTTTCAGCAAAGCGGTAGTGAAGTCTTGCACTTTCGCCATATCCGGCCGCTCTGTTAAGCAGGTCAAGTGCGCGGTTGTAATTTTCTTCCTCGATCTGCTCAGACGCACGATATACAAGGTAGTCTCTTGCTGCACGCTCACTTCGTTCTACGTTTTCCTCATCATCCGCTTCCCTTGCAAGTTCAATGGAAGTATCGAAGTGCTCAAGTGCCTGATCCAAATCCCCGAAACGACGGTATACAAGTCCTTTTTGATAGTATGCGCTTACATATGAGGGGTTGAGCTCAAGCGCTTTTTCATACTGCTCAAGTGCTTCATCATTCATTTCATCCCGGTATAACTGATTACCCAGGTTCAGGTGCAGCGCCGGCAGATTACCGCGGGCACGACGGAGAATGTCTTCATCATCATATTCTTCCGCATATTCAATGGCCAGTTGAAAACCTTCGATGGCCTCTTCGAGTTCTCGGTCTCTGACAAGCTGAGCGGCATGCATAAATGCCAGACGCGGTATTTGTCCGACGGCACGGTCACGAATATCATCGGCTTCCGATCCCACCTGATCGGCTATTTCGATCGTTTCCTTGAATTTTTCAATAGCGCCAAGATTATCCCCTTCTTCATTGAACAAGGCGAAACCTTCGTTAAAAGTCGAAATGGCATCTTCTCTGGACTGGGCATCTGCAGAGTAATTCACTGCAAAAACCAACAGCAGAGCGGTGAAGATCGATAAAGAGCTTTTGACAGCTTTCATAAGGCTTTACGTTGATTTTGGATTAGTAGTCGTTAGATAAACGTCTTTGAGCAGGATAATCGTACTTTTAGAGTTGCCTAATTTAACATTTTAGTTTTATAATGCCATTAAAAATTCTCTATGGGTTATAAATGCAAAGAAATCTAAAAGTTGGGCCTCAATTTATTTTCCTGATAAAAGTTATAAATAATATCCCGCGCTTCTTCAGGATCATCTGTTATATGAAACAGATCAAGATCTTCAGCGTCAATTGTACCGCTGGCGACCATCGTATTTTTCATCCATGAAATAAGACCATCCCAGTACTCTTTACCCATCATAACGATCGGAAAACGATGGATTTTCCGGGTCTGGATTAGAGTCAGGGCTTCAAAAAACTCATCCAGTGTTCCAAGGCCTCCCGGCAGCACAACAAAGCCCTGGGCATATTTCACAAACATAACCTTGCGTGCAAAAAAGTAGTTGAAGTTGATCCGGTACTCTTTTTCAATGTAATAGTTACCGTCTTCTTCCATGGGAAGCGAAATACACAATCCGACTGATGTACCTCCTCCCTCATTGGCTCCCCGGTTTCCCGCTTCCATTATCCCCGGGCCGCCACCGGTTATAATTCCGAATCCGATCTGGGACAGCTCTTTCGCTGTCTGTACAGCCATCTGATAGTAAGGGTTGTCACTTTTTAACCTTGCCGAGCCAAAAAATGAAACGGACGGCCCTACATGGGACATACGCTCATAGCCATCCACAAACTCTCCCATAACCTTGAACACGCTCCATACATCTTTTTCAAAACGGGCATCATACCGGCTTTGAATCTGTTGTCGTTTTTTTTCCATTATCTGATATTTATGTCGGTTAGTCAGGGGATTTGCAGGGAAATGGTAAACCGAAAACCGGTTTTATCCGGGCTGCCGGGTATCATTCCGGACGATACCTGATCAACTGCCCCGTTATGGCCGGAATAGAGCGGGCTGTCAAGCGATATATTGGCGCTTAAATCATCACTGACATCGAAATCCCGCATCTGGGCAAACACGTAAGCGTCCACAATATTCAGCCCGTATGCAAGCAATATTCCGATAAATGTCAAATCCCTTCTGTTACGGTACATGTTTCTAGTATAACGAAGTGACTCAGGATTGGTATTGGGATCAATATGACCGGGAGTCGGCCCGAAACGCTCATCATCAGTATCAGGTTGCGAATTATAAAATGCAGCTCTGTAATCTCTGTAATTCTGATGCATCAGGATGCTGTAATAAGTCAATCCGCCAAGCAGTCCGTATATGACCGGGACTTTCCAGGTCTGTTCATTTACAACTTGCCCCCAGCCTGGTACCATGAGTGATTTTCTCCACACACTGGACGGATCGGGAACCGTGTCACGGATACCGCCTTCGGTCATATTCCCGTTGCCGTCCTGACCCGTTCTGAATTTGCTGATGACCGAACGGGAACAGGCCGGATACATGCTGATGTTGCTTATGTTATTGATGCTGGTGTTACCCGGACTGTATCTCAGAGCAATCTCACCGGAACTGGCCCCAAATCCATTATCTCCCGGATAAGCAGCGTAACCTGCAGAGGCTTGAGCATTGTGTGCACCGGTTAGCAGAAGTATGATAAGTC
This genomic window contains:
- the tkt gene encoding transketolase, giving the protein MDKNLQIKCSNTIRGLAIDAVQAANSGHPGMPMGMADVAFVLWTEFLKHNPDNPDWFDRDRFVLSAGHGSMLLYSLLHLTGYPLPLQELKQFRQWDSKTPGHPEFGLTKGVETTTGPLGQGFANGVGMAIAETHLADKCNTIDLNVIDHHTYAIVSDGDLMEGISHEAASLAGHLGLGKLIYFYDDNGITIDGSTDLAFSENVKQRFEAYGWHCISIDGHDFKAIRNATNEAKAESERPSLILCKTHIGYGSPNKQGTAESHGAPLGDDEIRLTKERLGLEPEQKFQIDEDVKTFFRKAVEKGKQVEMEWNERVSQLSEDAPEKAAFLDSCINRNIPDIADALPSFEADAKGMATRKASGSVLDSLMQKIPHIIGGSADLTPSNNTKAKGIGIYSAGDRGGRYIHYGVREHGMWGAMNGIALHGGLIPFGGTFLIFSDYCRPSIRLAALSGLPSVGVFTHDSIGLGEDGPTHQPVEQLSSLRAIPNLVLLRPCDANETARAWKVALERTDGPTLIALSRQPIPTLDRKTFASASLVEKGAYVLADAENKDPDIVMIGTGAEVSHLVEARRILSKKNIHARVVSMPSWELFRKQSASYRKSVLLSDDIPKLSMEAGVSHGWSEWTGPNGVSIAIDHFGASAPYKTIFEKFGFTPENAVATAEELLKQ
- a CDS encoding tetratricopeptide repeat protein gives rise to the protein MKAVKSSLSIFTALLLVFAVNYSADAQSREDAISTFNEGFALFNEEGDNLGAIEKFKETIEIADQVGSEADDIRDRAVGQIPRLAFMHAAQLVRDRELEEAIEGFQLAIEYAEEYDDEDILRRARGNLPALHLNLGNQLYRDEMNDEALEQYEKALELNPSYVSAYYQKGLVYRRFGDLDQALEHFDTSIELAREADDEENVERSERAARDYLVYRASEQIEEENYNRALDLLNRAAGYGESARLHYRFAETYNYLERHSDALSSAERALELEDGGREDHARIYFELGLAHKGLDNTADACSAFENAMVGEYRSPAEHEMEHELNCE
- a CDS encoding TIGR00730 family Rossman fold protein; the encoded protein is MEKKRQQIQSRYDARFEKDVWSVFKVMGEFVDGYERMSHVGPSVSFFGSARLKSDNPYYQMAVQTAKELSQIGFGIITGGGPGIMEAGNRGANEGGGTSVGLCISLPMEEDGNYYIEKEYRINFNYFFARKVMFVKYAQGFVVLPGGLGTLDEFFEALTLIQTRKIHRFPIVMMGKEYWDGLISWMKNTMVASGTIDAEDLDLFHITDDPEEARDIIYNFYQENKLRPNF
- a CDS encoding DUF5683 domain-containing protein, with product MTISKGSYHCWNRLRNDPPGLRNRYWKFIGLIILLLTGAHNAQASAGYAAYPGDNGFGASSGEIALRYSPGNTSINNISNISMYPACSRSVISKFRTGQDGNGNMTEGGIRDTVPDPSSVWRKSLMVPGWGQVVNEQTWKVPVIYGLLGGLTYYSILMHQNYRDYRAAFYNSQPDTDDERFGPTPGHIDPNTNPESLRYTRNMYRNRRDLTFIGILLAYGLNIVDAYVFAQMRDFDVSDDLSANISLDSPLYSGHNGAVDQVSSGMIPGSPDKTGFRFTISLQIP